From Mauremys mutica isolate MM-2020 ecotype Southern chromosome 23, ASM2049712v1, whole genome shotgun sequence, a single genomic window includes:
- the PIGV gene encoding GPI mannosyltransferase 2 — MMKLMNRRDPYVQEVIRFAVCCRALTLVLQALFNFLIPDHAADAFSPPRLSEPSLCDWLSEWLLGGLSHWDAEHFLFIAEHGYLYEHNFAFFPVYPLSVRAVAEVTLWPLQGLLCLRSRLLLSAVLLNALLSVLAAAVLYELGCVVLRCRRTAFLSAVLFCLTPANVFMTAAYSESMFAFLVFSAMLQLEKGQSWTSGLLFSLAAGVRSNGVINTGFLIYSQSKDLALQLQAGAWTVMKLPQVWRRLLRFAASVVLMSAGVFFPFALFQSYAYLRFCNPDSSSEHAVPRPLLQLAVDKGYRLAAMNGMKPAWCSQGLPVVYSYIQDVYWNVGFLRYFELKQVPNFLLAVPVTVLGSWATWFYLIANPQYCLMLGLVRRKKEGRKGEDSDKPVDGFCCSSVFVYVVHAMALLAFGILCMHVQVVTRFLGSSTPVLYWFSAHLLQDYEPLLWKEGAALQTAASLSEKPSVGSSFPGAFRKGISENPIMKLLLNWRISSPLTKCILGYFLSYWLLGLILHCNFLPWT, encoded by the exons ATGATGAAGCTGATGAATAGAAGAGATCCCTATGTTCAAGAGGTCATCCGGTTTGCAGTGTGTTGCAGAGCCCTGACACTTGTGCTCCAG GCCCTGTTTAACTTCTTGATCCCGGATCATGCAGCCgatgccttctctcctccccgccTGTCAGAACCCAGCCTCTGTGACTGGTTGTCGGAATGGCTGTTGGGGGGCTTGTCACACTGGGATGCAGAGCACTTCCTGTTCATAGCTGAGCATGGCTACCTGTATGAGCACAACTTCGCCTTCTTCCCAGTGTACCCCCTCAGTGTGCGAGCTGTGGCAGAGGTCACACTGTGGCCCCTGCAAGGGCTGCTGTGTTTACGGAGCCGCCTGCTCTTGTCAGCGGTGCTTTTGAATGCTCTCCTCTCGGTCCTGGCAGCTGCTGTCCTCTATGAGCTGGGGTGCGTGGTGCTGCGGTGTCGCAGGACGGCCTTCCTCTCTGCTGTCCTCTTCTGCCTCACCCCCGCCAATGTGTTCATGACAGCCGCTTACTCAGAAAGCATGTTTGCTTTCCTGGTGTTCagtgccatgctgcagctggagaAAGGGCAGAGCTGGACCAGCGGACTGctcttctcccttgctgctgGTGTGCGCTCCAACGGGGTGATCAACACTGGCTTCCTCATCTATTCCCAGAGTAAAGACCTTGCCCTCCAACTCCAGGCAGGTGCCTGGACTGTAATGAAGCTGCCTCAGGTCTGGAGACGACTCCTCCGCTTTGCAGCTTCAGTGGTTCTGATGTCTGCTGGGGTCTTTTTCCCTTTTGCTTTGTTTCAGTCCTATGCCTACTTGAGATTCTGCAatcctgactccagctctgaacATGCTGTTCCCAGGCCGCTATTGCAGCTGGCTGTGGATAAGGGGTATCGTCTAGCAGCCATGAATGGGATGAAACCTGCGTGGTGCTCCCAGGGGCTCCCTGTGGTCTATTCTTACATTCAAGATGTTTACTGGAATGTGGGCTTTCTAAGGTACTTTGAGCTTAAACAGGTACCCAACTTCCTGCTAGCTGTGCCGGTTACTGTGCTGGGCTCTTGGGCCACCTGGTTCTACCTCATTGCAAATCCCCAGTACTGCTTAATGCTTGGCCTAGTGAgaagaaagaaggaaggaaggaaaggagagGACTCTGATAAGCCAGTGGATGGATTTTGCTGCTCGAGTGTCTTCGTTTACGTGGTCCATGCCATGGCTCTTCTGGCCTTCGGAATCCTCTGCATGCATGTGCAG GTTGTAACCAGGTTCCTAGGCTCATCTACACCAGTCTTGTACTGGTTCTCTGCTCATCTGCTCCAGGACTATGAACCTTTGCTGTGGAAAGAAGGAGCTGCTCTCCAGACTGCAGCATCCCTCTCTGAGAAGCCCAGTGTAGGCAGCTCTTTTCCTGGAGCGTTCAGAAAAGGGATTTCTGAAAACCCCATCATGAAATTACTGCTGAACTGGAGAATAAGTTCCCCTCTCACCAAATGCATTCTGGGATACTTCCTGTCTTACTGGCTGCTGGGGCTGATCCTACACTGCAACTTCCTGCCTTGGACATAG